A window of the Polaribacter sp. HaHaR_3_91 genome harbors these coding sequences:
- a CDS encoding HAD family hydrolase, which translates to MKYKAVVFDLDGTLVNSIKDIADAMNIVLDKRKYPTYDYETYKTFVGSGVRSLVVKALPDENPKDEEVAVCLKDMMQVYSKICTDKTEPYEGILDLLHQLKAKNIKVSVLSNKEDTLTKKITAFLLPEFLSPVLGLKVEVDKKPNPKVALEICEEIQIKPEETIFVGDTDVDILVAKKAKMLPVGVSWGFRDKKGLIEAGAAHILEHPLDLMKILELV; encoded by the coding sequence ATGAAGTATAAAGCTGTTGTTTTCGATTTAGATGGTACGCTCGTAAATTCTATAAAAGATATTGCTGATGCAATGAATATTGTATTGGATAAACGCAAGTATCCTACTTATGATTATGAAACATATAAAACTTTTGTAGGAAGTGGAGTAAGAAGTTTAGTGGTAAAGGCACTTCCGGATGAAAACCCTAAAGATGAAGAAGTAGCAGTATGTTTGAAAGATATGATGCAGGTGTATAGCAAAATTTGTACTGATAAAACGGAACCTTACGAAGGGATCTTAGATTTATTACATCAATTGAAAGCTAAGAACATTAAAGTAAGTGTGCTTTCTAACAAAGAAGATACTTTAACTAAAAAAATAACTGCCTTTTTGTTACCAGAATTTTTGAGTCCGGTTTTAGGATTGAAAGTTGAGGTTGATAAAAAACCAAATCCGAAAGTAGCTTTGGAAATTTGTGAGGAGATACAGATAAAACCAGAAGAAACTATTTTTGTTGGTGACACAGATGTAGATATTTTAGTCGCTAAAAAAGCAAAAATGCTTCCTGTTGGTGTGTCTTGGGGTTTTAGAGATAAAAAAGGACTGATAGAAGCTGGAGCAGCGCATATTTTAGAACATCCTTTAGATTTGATGAAAATTTTAGAGCTTGTTTAG
- a CDS encoding alginate export family protein, with translation MKKQYVILGLMLVCFQFANAQFTLDGEFRPRTEYRNGFGSLIPDASDAGFGISTRVRLNTSYMTDNYWFYVSLQDVMVWGENRQILPYDQNDSFAVFQAWAEIKLGENTSTKIGRQVLSYDDQRILGGLDWAQQGRNHDAALLKYKKDNFMLDFALAFNQDYSNPTGFQSAGTAYNTTGYFSYKTMQMLYMKQKWNKLTGSLLLLNNGFQEFDAVSGEADGVSNLQTLGTHLDYKSGSFGLSANAFLQTGKRQGDVDVKGAYLVGLDATYKVAPKVSLGLGIEAISGNDGATGETGAFFPLYGTNHKFNGFMDYFYVGNHANSVGLVDLHLSANFTLNDSSSLMVKALNFSGEQDLASGESSLGTEIDLVYKKKFKGYSLVLGYSQMFASDGMYELKGVTEAAAANNQNWAWAMLVIKPKFLTGK, from the coding sequence ATGAAAAAACAATACGTAATTTTAGGGCTAATGTTAGTATGCTTTCAATTTGCAAATGCACAATTTACATTAGATGGAGAGTTTAGACCAAGAACAGAGTATAGAAACGGATTTGGAAGTTTAATTCCGGATGCGTCAGATGCAGGTTTTGGAATTTCTACAAGAGTACGTTTAAATACCAGTTATATGACCGATAATTACTGGTTTTATGTGAGTTTACAAGATGTAATGGTTTGGGGAGAAAACAGACAAATTTTACCTTATGATCAAAACGACTCATTTGCAGTTTTTCAGGCTTGGGCAGAAATTAAGTTAGGAGAAAATACTTCAACAAAAATTGGTCGTCAAGTTTTATCTTATGATGATCAAAGAATTTTAGGAGGTTTAGATTGGGCACAACAAGGTAGAAACCACGATGCAGCTTTACTTAAATATAAAAAAGATAATTTTATGTTAGATTTTGCATTGGCATTTAACCAAGATTATTCAAATCCAACAGGTTTTCAATCTGCAGGTACTGCATATAATACAACAGGTTATTTCTCATATAAAACAATGCAAATGTTATATATGAAACAAAAGTGGAATAAATTAACAGGTAGTTTATTGTTATTAAATAATGGATTTCAAGAATTTGATGCTGTATCAGGAGAAGCAGACGGCGTAAGTAATTTACAAACTTTAGGAACCCATTTAGATTATAAATCTGGAAGCTTTGGTTTGTCTGCAAATGCTTTTTTACAGACAGGAAAACGTCAGGGAGATGTAGATGTAAAAGGAGCGTATTTAGTTGGTTTAGATGCAACGTATAAAGTAGCACCAAAAGTAAGTTTAGGATTAGGTATAGAAGCTATTAGTGGTAACGATGGTGCTACAGGAGAAACGGGAGCATTTTTCCCTTTATATGGAACAAACCATAAGTTTAATGGTTTTATGGATTATTTTTATGTGGGGAACCACGCAAATTCTGTTGGTTTAGTAGACTTACATTTAAGTGCAAACTTTACTTTAAACGATTCTTCTAGTTTAATGGTAAAAGCCCTTAATTTTAGTGGAGAACAAGATTTAGCAAGTGGAGAAAGTTCTTTAGGAACAGAGATAGATTTAGTATACAAAAAGAAATTTAAAGGTTATTCTTTAGTACTTGGGTATTCTCAAATGTTTGCAAGCGATGGTATGTACGAATTAAAAGGTGTAACTGAAGCAGCAGCGGCAAATAATCAAAACTGGGCGTGGGCAATGTTGGTAATTAAGCCTAAGTTTTTAACCGGAAAATAG
- a CDS encoding sodium/sugar symporter: protein MKAGFEMWDYVVFIAYAILILGVGLWVSRDKKGHQKNAEDYFLASKSLPWWAIGTSLIAANISAEQFIGMSGSGFALGIAIASYEWMAALTLIIVGKYFLPIFIEKGLYTIPEFVEKRFSTNLKTILAVFWLALYIFVNLASVLYLGGLAIETIMGVDMMYAIIGLALFAAAYSLYGGLSAVAWTDVIQVVFLVFGGLITTYLALNTVSGGEGMIAGFSKVWEAAPEKFHMILEESNDNYVNLPGIWVLVGGLWVANLYYWGFNQYIIQRTLAAKSLKESQKGILLAAFLKLVIPLIVVIPGIAAYVMVNDPAIMANLGEAGMLNVPSVEQADKAYPWLLQFLPTGLKGVAFAALAAAIVSSLASMLNSTSTIFTMDIYKQYINKNADDKTTVNVGRISAAVALLIAVIVAPLLGGIDQAFQFIQEYTGVVSPGILAVFMLGLFWKKTTNNAAIWGAVLSIPIALVLKFIPIPVFEPWMHQMGITTLLTLVIIMVMSNIQNKGADDPKGIEITKDLFKTSPLFNMGSITVCILLTVLYCLFW from the coding sequence ATGAAAGCAGGTTTTGAAATGTGGGACTATGTAGTTTTTATTGCATATGCCATTTTAATTTTAGGTGTAGGATTATGGGTGTCTCGAGATAAAAAAGGACACCAAAAAAATGCAGAAGATTACTTCTTGGCAAGTAAATCTTTACCTTGGTGGGCAATTGGTACTTCTTTAATTGCTGCAAATATTTCTGCAGAACAATTTATAGGGATGTCTGGTTCTGGTTTTGCACTAGGTATTGCAATTGCTTCTTATGAATGGATGGCAGCCTTAACCTTAATAATTGTTGGTAAATATTTTCTACCTATTTTTATTGAAAAAGGATTATATACAATTCCTGAATTTGTTGAAAAGCGTTTTTCTACCAACCTTAAAACCATTTTAGCTGTTTTTTGGTTAGCCTTATACATTTTTGTAAATCTTGCCTCTGTATTGTATTTAGGAGGATTGGCTATTGAAACCATTATGGGTGTAGATATGATGTACGCTATTATTGGACTAGCACTTTTTGCAGCTGCGTATTCTTTATATGGAGGTTTGTCTGCAGTAGCTTGGACAGATGTAATACAAGTAGTATTTTTAGTTTTTGGTGGATTAATTACCACTTACTTAGCATTAAATACCGTTTCTGGAGGAGAAGGAATGATTGCAGGTTTCTCTAAAGTTTGGGAAGCAGCACCAGAAAAATTCCACATGATTTTAGAAGAATCTAATGACAACTATGTAAACTTACCTGGTATTTGGGTATTAGTTGGTGGTTTATGGGTTGCCAATTTATATTACTGGGGATTCAACCAATATATCATACAAAGAACTTTAGCTGCTAAATCTTTAAAAGAGTCTCAAAAAGGGATCTTATTAGCAGCATTTTTAAAATTAGTAATTCCATTAATCGTCGTAATTCCTGGTATTGCAGCGTATGTAATGGTAAATGACCCAGCTATTATGGCTAATTTAGGAGAAGCGGGCATGTTAAATGTACCTTCTGTAGAGCAAGCAGATAAAGCGTATCCTTGGTTGTTACAATTTTTACCAACAGGATTAAAAGGTGTTGCTTTTGCAGCTTTAGCAGCGGCAATTGTTTCTTCTTTAGCTTCGATGTTAAATTCTACCTCTACCATTTTTACAATGGATATTTACAAGCAATACATTAACAAAAATGCAGATGATAAAACAACAGTAAATGTGGGAAGAATTTCTGCTGCAGTTGCTTTATTAATCGCTGTTATTGTTGCGCCACTTTTAGGAGGTATTGATCAAGCATTTCAATTTATACAAGAATATACAGGTGTTGTAAGTCCTGGTATTTTAGCAGTATTTATGTTAGGTTTATTCTGGAAAAAGACAACCAACAATGCGGCTATTTGGGGAGCGGTTTTATCAATTCCAATTGCATTGGTATTAAAGTTTATTCCTATTCCTGTATTCGAGCCTTGGATGCATCAAATGGGAATTACAACGCTGTTAACTCTTGTTATTATCATGGTAATGAGTAATATTCAAAATAAAGGAGCAGATGATCCTAAAGGAATTGAAATCACTAAAGATTTATTTAAAACATCACCATTATTTAATATGGGATCTATAACAGTATGTATTTTATTAACCGTATTGTACTGTTTATTCTGGTAA